A portion of the Macrobrachium nipponense isolate FS-2020 chromosome 12, ASM1510439v2, whole genome shotgun sequence genome contains these proteins:
- the LOC135224883 gene encoding uncharacterized protein LOC135224883, with product MERLLRPPWFEVDPDSAQAAKEWTHWLRMFTNFVQSVQLTTPMLDKLVLLTNYVAPSVYDFISECETYEKAEEVLTSLHVKPKNEIFARHLLATRRQNSGESLDQFLQALKLLAKDCQFKSVTAEEACDSYVRDAFINGLVSCAIRQHLLENRTLNLNTAYEQARTLEMAQKHSASSSSAEPVNAALSAVSREEESASLFLLLLLVLDAFFVGTTSIPGLSVLLKTQCV from the coding sequence ATGGAACGGCTTCTACGCCCTCCCTGGTTCGAGGTGGACCCTGACTCTGCCCAGGCCGCCAAGGAGTGGACACACTGGCTGAGGATGTTTACAAACTTCGTTCAATCAGTGCAGCTGACTACCCCTATGCTTGACAAACTGGTTCTTCTCACTAACTATGTGGCTCCTAGTGTGTATGATTTTATTTCTGAGTGTGAGACTTATGAGAAGGCTGAAGAGGTTCTGACATCTTTGCACGTGAaaccaaagaatgaaatatttgccaGACATTTACTTGCCACTCGCAGGCAAAACTCAGGTGAGTCCCTGGATCAGTTCCTGCAGGCACTGAAGCTACTTGCTAAGGACTGCCAATTCAAAAGTGTAACTGCGGAGGAAGCGTGTGACAGTTATGTTCGGGATGCCTTCATTAATGGTTTGGTCTCGTGTGCAATACGCCAGCATCTGTTGGAGAATAGGACACTGAACCTAAATACTGCTTATGAACAGGCCCGCACTCTGGAAATGGCCCAGAAGCATTCCGCCTCCTCCTCTTCAGCAGAACCTGTCAATGCTGCTTTGTCAGCAGTGAGTCGAGAGGAGGAATCAGCTAGTCTGTTTCTGCTGCTACTTCTGGTGCTCGATGCTTTTTTTGTGGGAACAACCAGCATCCCCGGACTCAGTGTCCTGCTAAAGACGCAGTGTGTTTGA
- the LOC135224677 gene encoding serine/threonine-protein kinase prpf4B-like isoform X2 gives MEELGQVGCFSAADIKIDEEFLEGDNPSVSDSKDPDCVEGHTSKVNQLELNVLSNSEEYAFELNQSELKDASSGDSSVIAEEKSAPVLKKRKRLPKEDRDEERGKDDETEREKIISEDKDEERGKDDETEREKIISEDKDEERGKDDETEREKMISEDKDEERGKDDETDREKIISVCKDEEEQKDMDEISLLLSIRDSVQKVAQTQNEIADLIVDFVKKRQSL, from the exons aattcttagAGGGTGATAATCCTTCTGTCAGTGATAGCAAAGATCCTGATTGTGTTGAAGGACATACCTCAAAGGTGaaccagcttgaattgaatgtGCTATCAAACAGTGAGGAATATGCCTTTGAGTTGAACCAGTCTGAATTAAAGGATGCATCCAGTGGTGATTCATCTGTTATAGCTGAAG aaaaatctGCTCCTGTtctcaaaaagagaaaaaggttACCAAAAGAAGA tagagatgaagaaagaggaaaggatgatgaaactgaaagagagaaaataatatcagaagataaagatgaagaaagaggaaaggatgatgaaactgaaagagagaaaataatatcagaagataaagatgaagaaagaggaaaggatgatgaaactgaaagagagaaaatgatatCAGAagataaagatgaagaaagaggaaaGGATGATGAAACTGATAGGGAGAAAATAATATCAGTTTGTAAAGATGAAGAGGAGCAGAAAGATATGGATGAAATTTCATTGCTCTTAAGCATAAGAGACTCGGTACAAAAAGTTGCACAGACGCAAAATGAAATTGCTGATCTGATTGTGGATTTTGTGAAAAAACGACAGTCTTTGTAG
- the LOC135224677 gene encoding splicing regulatory glutamine/lysine-rich protein 1-like isoform X3 — MEELGQVGCFSAGDIKIDEEFLEGDNPSVSDSKDPDCVEGHTSKVNQLELNVLSNSEEYAFELNQSELKDASSGDSSVIAEEKSAPVLKKRKRLPKEDRDEERGKDDETEREKIISEDKDEERGKDDETEREKMISEDKDEERGKDDETDREKIISVCKDEEEQKDMDEISLLLSIRDSVQKVAQTQNEIADLIVDFVKKRQSL; from the exons aattcttagAGGGTGATAATCCTTCTGTCAGTGATAGCAAAGATCCTGATTGTGTTGAAGGACATACCTCAAAGGTGaaccagcttgaattgaatgtGCTATCAAACAGTGAGGAATATGCCTTTGAGTTGAACCAGTCTGAATTAAAGGATGCATCCAGTGGTGATTCATCTGTTATAGCTGAAG aaaaatctGCTCCTGTtctcaaaaagagaaaaaggttACCAAAAGAAGAtag agatgaagaaagaggaaaggatgatgaaactgaaagagagaaaataatatcagaagataaagatgaagaaagaggaaaggatgatgaaactgaaagagagaaaatgatatCAGAagataaagatgaagaaagaggaaaGGATGATGAAACTGATAGGGAGAAAATAATATCAGTTTGTAAAGATGAAGAGGAGCAGAAAGATATGGATGAAATTTCATTGCTCTTAAGCATAAGAGACTCGGTACAAAAAGTTGCACAGACGCAAAATGAAATTGCTGATCTGATTGTGGATTTTGTGAAAAAACGACAGTCTTTGTAG
- the LOC135224677 gene encoding serine/threonine-protein kinase prpf4B-like isoform X1: protein MEELGQVGCFSAGDIKIDEEFLEGDNPSVSDSKDPDCVEGHTSKVNQLELNVLSNSEEYAFELNQSELKDASSGDSSVIAEEKSAPVLKKRKRLPKEDRDEERGKDDETEREKIISEDKDEERGKDDETEREKIISEDKDEERGKDDETEREKMISEDKDEERGKDDETDREKIISVCKDEEEQKDMDEISLLLSIRDSVQKVAQTQNEIADLIVDFVKKRQSL, encoded by the exons aattcttagAGGGTGATAATCCTTCTGTCAGTGATAGCAAAGATCCTGATTGTGTTGAAGGACATACCTCAAAGGTGaaccagcttgaattgaatgtGCTATCAAACAGTGAGGAATATGCCTTTGAGTTGAACCAGTCTGAATTAAAGGATGCATCCAGTGGTGATTCATCTGTTATAGCTGAAG aaaaatctGCTCCTGTtctcaaaaagagaaaaaggttACCAAAAGAAGA tagagatgaagaaagaggaaaggatgatgaaactgaaagagagaaaataatatcagaagataaagatgaagaaagaggaaaggatgatgaaactgaaagagagaaaataatatcagaagataaagatgaagaaagaggaaaggatgatgaaactgaaagagagaaaatgatatCAGAagataaagatgaagaaagaggaaaGGATGATGAAACTGATAGGGAGAAAATAATATCAGTTTGTAAAGATGAAGAGGAGCAGAAAGATATGGATGAAATTTCATTGCTCTTAAGCATAAGAGACTCGGTACAAAAAGTTGCACAGACGCAAAATGAAATTGCTGATCTGATTGTGGATTTTGTGAAAAAACGACAGTCTTTGTAG